A region of Fibrobacter succinogenes subsp. succinogenes S85 DNA encodes the following proteins:
- the thiS gene encoding sulfur carrier protein ThiS gives MIITVVGNKKEVKDGLTVAELIEQEKVETPQYVTVSVNDEFVENGNFATTALKDGDNVEFLYFMGGGQ, from the coding sequence ATGATTATTACCGTAGTTGGAAACAAGAAAGAAGTTAAAGACGGCCTCACCGTCGCAGAACTCATTGAACAAGAAAAGGTAGAAACGCCGCAGTACGTGACCGTTTCCGTGAACGATGAATTTGTCGAAAACGGAAATTTCGCAACTACCGCCCTCAAGGACGGCGACAACGTCGAATTCCTCTACTTCATGGGAGGTGGTCAGTAA
- a CDS encoding family 2A encapsulin nanocompartment shell protein, which translates to MANEAEKNTGINALGAKAAYNLANVTKTKPQFGALTPKWLTKFLEFKGLETGLFRVNKVVEGQTPLDVLCSATKKSDIIPEGYVEYETEPREYKLNSISTIINVNTAIEDVYSSPYDQVQEQLGLAIESLRERQESQLINNDDYGLLKNIADSQRIQPLRADGRPTPDDLDELISKVWKEPSFFLAHPRAIAAFARECTRRGVPPVVVDLAGSRFLTWRGIPLVPTDKLLVDGVKNPKSQGGKTNILLVRTGEAKRGVIGLFQAGLKNEHSRGLSVRFRGIDNKGVASYLLSLYCSAAILADDAIAVLEDVEVGEYYDYE; encoded by the coding sequence ATGGCAAATGAAGCAGAAAAGAACACGGGCATTAATGCCCTCGGCGCCAAGGCCGCTTACAACCTGGCGAACGTCACCAAGACCAAGCCGCAATTTGGCGCGCTCACGCCCAAGTGGCTCACCAAGTTCCTTGAATTCAAGGGTCTCGAAACAGGTCTTTTCCGCGTGAACAAGGTCGTCGAAGGCCAGACACCGCTCGACGTTCTTTGCAGCGCTACCAAGAAGTCCGATATCATCCCGGAAGGCTACGTCGAATACGAAACCGAACCGCGCGAATACAAGCTCAACTCCATCTCCACGATCATCAACGTCAACACCGCTATCGAAGACGTTTACAGCTCCCCGTATGATCAGGTTCAGGAACAGCTCGGTCTCGCTATCGAATCTCTCCGCGAACGTCAGGAAAGCCAGCTCATCAACAACGATGACTACGGTCTCTTGAAAAACATCGCTGACTCTCAGCGCATCCAGCCGCTCCGTGCCGATGGCCGCCCGACTCCGGACGATCTCGATGAACTCATTTCGAAGGTTTGGAAGGAACCGTCCTTCTTCCTCGCCCACCCGCGTGCTATTGCCGCATTCGCCCGTGAATGCACCCGCCGTGGCGTGCCGCCTGTCGTTGTAGACCTCGCCGGTAGCAGATTCCTCACCTGGCGCGGCATTCCTCTCGTTCCGACCGACAAGCTCCTTGTCGATGGCGTGAAGAACCCGAAGTCTCAGGGTGGCAAGACCAACATCTTGCTCGTCCGTACTGGCGAAGCCAAGCGCGGCGTTATCGGTCTCTTCCAGGCCGGTCTCAAGAACGAACACTCCCGTGGCCTCTCTGTGCGTTTCCGCGGTATCGACAACAAGGGCGTTGCATCTTACCTCTTGTCTCTGTACTGCTCTGCCGCAATTCTCGCAGACGACGCTATCGCCGTGTTAGAAGATGTCGAGGTTGGCGAATACTATGACTACGAATAA
- a CDS encoding Mov34/MPN/PAD-1 family protein: MMAKYSKNIYEQMVLAAKKAYPNECCGILVGKKSEQSEIEVTEIREAENQFQGQKAVHFKIDPLYLYHLEQELDPRGLEIVGIYHSHPDCPAILSKEDEKYMVPGLEYVIMSVQNGEVVDVKSYRK; encoded by the coding sequence ATGATGGCCAAATATAGTAAAAACATTTATGAACAAATGGTTTTAGCAGCCAAAAAAGCATATCCGAACGAATGCTGTGGCATTTTGGTGGGTAAAAAGTCCGAACAGAGCGAAATCGAAGTGACCGAAATTCGCGAAGCCGAGAACCAGTTTCAAGGGCAGAAAGCAGTCCACTTCAAAATAGACCCGCTATATCTTTACCACTTGGAGCAAGAACTTGATCCGCGCGGTCTTGAAATTGTCGGCATTTACCATTCACACCCCGACTGCCCCGCCATTCTCTCCAAAGAAGACGAAAAATACATGGTTCCTGGCCTCGAATACGTCATCATGTCCGTGCAAAACGGCGAAGTCGTGGATGTGAAAAGCTATAGGAAATGA
- the thiF gene encoding thiazole biosynthesis adenylyltransferase ThiF — protein sequence MAFTNEQLERYSRHIILKEVGAKGQKKLLNAKVLVIGAGGLGAPVAMYLAAAGVGTIGIADADVVDLSNLQRQIIHATKDVGKPKVQSAKETMEAMNPDVKVITYHTFVTSENIMDLIKDYDFIIDGTDNFPAKFLINDACVMAKKPFSHAGIIRFQGQLMTYVPGQGPCYRCVFKEPPPKDAVPTCKQAGVIGAMGGVIGSLQAMEAIKYILGVGNLLTGYLLTYNALTMEFRKIKLPTHTKDCAVCGDHPTIDHLIDYEQAVCEMKH from the coding sequence ATGGCTTTTACTAACGAACAACTCGAACGCTATTCCCGCCACATCATCCTCAAGGAAGTGGGTGCAAAGGGCCAGAAGAAGCTTTTGAACGCCAAGGTGCTCGTCATTGGCGCAGGTGGCCTCGGTGCTCCTGTCGCTATGTACCTCGCCGCCGCAGGCGTTGGCACCATTGGCATTGCCGATGCAGACGTCGTTGACCTTTCCAATTTGCAGCGCCAGATTATCCATGCTACAAAGGACGTGGGTAAGCCCAAGGTGCAGTCCGCCAAGGAAACGATGGAAGCGATGAACCCGGATGTCAAGGTGATTACGTATCACACGTTCGTCACTAGCGAAAACATCATGGACCTCATCAAGGATTACGATTTTATCATTGACGGAACCGACAACTTTCCGGCAAAGTTCCTCATCAACGACGCTTGCGTCATGGCCAAGAAGCCGTTCTCTCACGCGGGCATTATCCGCTTCCAGGGGCAGCTCATGACGTACGTTCCGGGTCAAGGTCCGTGCTACCGCTGTGTTTTCAAGGAACCCCCTCCGAAAGATGCCGTGCCGACTTGCAAACAGGCAGGCGTGATCGGCGCTATGGGCGGTGTAATCGGTAGCCTCCAGGCGATGGAAGCCATCAAGTACATTCTCGGTGTCGGCAATCTGCTCACGGGCTACTTGCTCACCTACAATGCGCTCACGATGGAATTCCGCAAGATCAAGCTCCCGACGCATACGAAAGATTGCGCAGTCTGCGGTGACCACCCGACGATTGACCATCTGATCGACTACGAACAAGCCGTCTGTGAGATGAAGCACTAA
- a CDS encoding LysE family translocator: protein MSLEVALSLLLYAFVSGITPGPANLCSLSVAMGSGKSVAIKQWYGLFTGYTIVSLVSVFIVYFISSAFENFIRVFAFVGAIYIAYLAISLLIQAFKPLEEIRNSRTTGSFSTGLFVQLTNVKIMVFCLTAITTYILPYHQDFPHLLLFGILLPLTGPICNLAWLFTGVLLQGLFKKHHRIFYTLMGLSLLYCAIGIVK from the coding sequence GTGTCATTAGAAGTAGCACTTTCTCTTTTACTATACGCATTCGTCTCAGGAATTACACCGGGACCCGCGAACCTCTGTTCACTCTCAGTAGCGATGGGGAGCGGGAAAAGCGTCGCCATAAAGCAGTGGTACGGACTTTTCACCGGATACACAATCGTCTCGCTAGTATCTGTTTTTATAGTTTATTTTATCAGTAGTGCTTTTGAAAATTTCATCCGGGTATTTGCTTTCGTCGGAGCAATTTACATTGCATATTTGGCAATCAGCCTTTTAATTCAAGCGTTCAAGCCACTCGAAGAAATCCGCAACAGCCGCACAACCGGTAGCTTCAGCACAGGTCTTTTCGTGCAACTCACGAACGTTAAAATCATGGTGTTCTGCCTCACGGCAATCACAACCTACATCCTCCCCTACCACCAAGATTTTCCGCACCTGCTGCTGTTCGGCATACTATTGCCGCTTACAGGCCCCATCTGCAATTTGGCGTGGCTTTTCACAGGCGTTTTACTGCAAGGGCTTTTCAAAAAGCACCACAGAATATTCTATACACTTATGGGACTCTCGCTATTGTATTGCGCCATTGGGATTGTGAAATAG
- a CDS encoding type II toxin-antitoxin system YafQ family toxin produces MAYQIEYTSRFKKEYKLAKKRGRDINLLRTVIEILAKGEPLPEKYKDHPLVSNWSGYRECHIQSDWLLIYKYKDNELILSLTATGSHSDLF; encoded by the coding sequence ATGGCATATCAAATCGAATACACCTCTCGTTTCAAGAAAGAATACAAATTGGCAAAAAAGAGGGGACGCGACATAAATTTGTTGCGAACCGTCATTGAGATTCTTGCAAAAGGCGAGCCTCTCCCAGAAAAATACAAGGACCATCCACTGGTATCTAATTGGAGCGGATATCGCGAATGCCATATTCAAAGCGATTGGTTGCTGATTTACAAGTACAAGGACAATGAACTCATTTTGAGTTTAACAGCAACAGGCTCACATAGCGATTTATTCTAA
- a CDS encoding sulfurtransferase TusA family protein, giving the protein MSEEIKVDDTVDVTDVKCPTTFVKAKVAIEELDEGQILAIRLNDGEPVQNVPRSLKEEGHEILKLNDNQDGTFTLFVKKVGD; this is encoded by the coding sequence ATGTCAGAAGAAATTAAAGTAGACGATACCGTCGACGTCACCGATGTCAAATGCCCCACTACATTTGTCAAGGCTAAAGTCGCTATCGAAGAACTTGACGAAGGTCAGATTCTCGCAATCCGCCTGAACGACGGCGAACCGGTGCAGAATGTGCCGCGCAGCCTCAAGGAAGAAGGTCACGAAATCCTCAAGCTCAACGACAATCAGGACGGAACCTTTACACTCTTTGTGAAAAAAGTCGGGGACTAA
- the thiF gene encoding thiazole biosynthesis adenylyltransferase ThiF: MRIYISATLRNFFGKNAQVSVPENTVRKALANLISTYPEGEKVLFDENNKLRSFIKIYLNGKNLNVDTLWDATLEDDSEILLLPAIAGGAPIEESQSKHVESLISDERRKEVAFDDSEIERFGKHLMLKDIGVKGQKRIKAAKVVVIGVGALGSPVIQYLAAAGVGTIKAIDFDEVSLENLQSQVLHGTRDVKRPKVASAKDKVKNINKNIVFEAVKEQLDASNIEAEIEGYDLVIDCTDNYKARYLINDACALHGIPLVFGAIYQFEGQVGIFNLDGGPCLRCQYPSPPPAGLIPSCAEGGAISPLPGIIGSIQANEALKLILGIGEHLNGKILHVDSLYLSSRIFKVERDCHCPICGNNPTITNVEDIDYEDLCGLKTTNETPVEGFTPEELAKRIDNGDDITIVDVREPHERAILRFPNAIVIPIGQLVRRQKELDPNKDTIFICKQGKRSELAINTLREAGYTGPLYNLKGGIDAMKDIMFSHEGAWL, from the coding sequence GTGAGAATTTATATATCAGCAACCCTTAGGAATTTCTTCGGGAAAAACGCGCAAGTCAGCGTCCCCGAAAACACGGTTAGAAAGGCTCTCGCCAATTTAATAAGTACTTATCCAGAAGGAGAAAAAGTCCTTTTTGATGAAAACAACAAGCTCAGAAGTTTCATCAAGATCTACCTCAATGGCAAGAATTTGAACGTCGATACACTCTGGGACGCCACACTTGAAGACGATTCCGAAATTTTGCTTTTGCCCGCCATCGCAGGCGGCGCACCGATTGAAGAATCGCAAAGCAAACACGTCGAAAGCTTGATTTCTGACGAAAGACGCAAGGAAGTCGCTTTTGACGATAGCGAAATTGAACGCTTCGGCAAGCACCTGATGCTCAAAGACATCGGCGTCAAGGGCCAAAAGCGCATCAAGGCCGCAAAAGTCGTCGTCATTGGCGTTGGCGCACTCGGCTCTCCGGTGATCCAGTATCTCGCCGCCGCAGGCGTTGGCACCATCAAGGCCATCGACTTCGACGAAGTCTCGCTCGAAAACTTGCAAAGCCAGGTATTGCACGGCACACGCGACGTCAAGCGTCCGAAGGTCGCCTCAGCAAAGGACAAAGTCAAAAACATCAACAAGAATATCGTCTTTGAAGCCGTCAAGGAACAGCTCGACGCATCGAACATCGAAGCCGAAATTGAAGGCTACGATCTCGTTATTGACTGCACGGACAACTACAAGGCTCGCTACCTGATCAACGACGCTTGCGCTCTGCACGGCATTCCGCTTGTGTTCGGCGCGATTTACCAGTTCGAAGGCCAAGTCGGCATTTTCAACTTGGATGGCGGTCCATGCTTGCGTTGCCAATACCCATCCCCTCCGCCGGCAGGGCTCATCCCCTCCTGCGCAGAAGGCGGCGCCATCAGCCCGCTCCCGGGAATCATCGGCAGCATCCAGGCAAACGAAGCGCTCAAGCTCATCTTGGGAATCGGTGAACACCTGAACGGCAAAATTCTCCACGTGGATAGTTTGTACTTATCTTCGAGAATTTTCAAGGTCGAACGCGATTGCCATTGCCCGATTTGCGGTAACAATCCGACAATCACAAACGTCGAAGATATCGACTACGAAGACCTTTGCGGATTGAAGACCACAAACGAAACGCCTGTGGAAGGATTCACGCCCGAAGAACTCGCCAAGCGCATCGACAACGGCGACGACATCACAATTGTTGACGTCCGCGAGCCGCACGAACGCGCGATTTTGCGTTTCCCGAACGCCATCGTGATTCCAATCGGACAGCTCGTTCGCAGACAAAAGGAACTCGATCCAAATAAGGATACGATTTTCATTTGTAAACAAGGCAAGCGTAGCGAACTTGCCATCAACACATTGCGCGAAGCGGGCTACACCGGTCCTCTGTACAACTTAAAGGGCGGTATCGACGCAATGAAGGACATCATGTTCTCACACGAAGGCGCTTGGTTATAA
- a CDS encoding sulfate ABC transporter substrate-binding protein, protein MNLHFFKTVFAVALVAGAGCFFGCSSEKAPEVENNTLVNVSYDPTREFYSNYNHIFMKHWKEATGKDVKITQFHGGSGKQALEVVNGLEADVVTLALEYDVNIVRDAGLIENGWVKEFPRNSAPYTSTIVFLVRKGNPKKISDWNDLVKDGIGIITPDPKTSGGARWNYLAAWAYAEKQFNGDEEQVKGFMKKLYQNVLDLASGARGSTNTFIEERKGDVLLSWENEAFLSLKDYPKDYEIVMPSVSVLAEPSVAIVDKIVDKRNTRKLATEYLNYLYSDEAQHVAARHHYRPTNKAILDEYKEFDQNVNLITIEHFGGWENAQKTHFSEYGIFDQIYEKN, encoded by the coding sequence ATGAATCTGCATTTTTTCAAGACAGTTTTTGCAGTGGCGCTGGTGGCGGGCGCGGGTTGTTTTTTCGGTTGCTCTTCGGAGAAGGCTCCCGAGGTTGAGAACAACACGCTTGTCAATGTGTCTTACGATCCGACGCGTGAGTTCTATTCCAATTACAATCATATTTTTATGAAGCATTGGAAAGAGGCTACCGGCAAGGATGTGAAAATTACGCAGTTTCATGGCGGTTCGGGCAAGCAGGCGCTTGAGGTGGTGAACGGGCTTGAAGCGGATGTGGTCACGCTCGCGCTGGAATACGACGTGAACATTGTCCGTGACGCAGGGCTTATTGAAAACGGCTGGGTCAAGGAATTTCCACGCAACAGCGCTCCTTACACTTCGACGATTGTGTTTCTCGTGCGCAAGGGGAATCCCAAGAAAATCAGTGACTGGAACGATCTCGTGAAGGACGGCATCGGCATCATCACGCCAGATCCCAAAACTTCGGGCGGTGCGCGCTGGAATTATCTTGCGGCTTGGGCTTATGCAGAAAAGCAGTTCAACGGAGATGAGGAGCAAGTCAAAGGTTTCATGAAGAAGCTTTATCAAAATGTTCTTGACCTCGCTTCGGGCGCACGCGGTTCAACAAATACATTCATAGAAGAACGCAAGGGCGATGTGCTGCTTTCTTGGGAAAACGAGGCATTCCTTTCGCTCAAGGACTACCCCAAGGATTACGAAATCGTGATGCCGAGTGTGAGCGTTTTGGCAGAGCCTTCTGTCGCGATTGTAGATAAGATTGTAGACAAACGCAACACGCGCAAACTTGCGACGGAATACCTGAATTATCTATACTCTGACGAAGCGCAGCATGTTGCGGCAAGGCATCATTACCGTCCGACAAACAAGGCGATTCTTGACGAGTACAAAGAATTTGACCAGAATGTCAATCTGATTACGATTGAGCATTTTGGCGGTTGGGAAAATGCACAGAAGACGCACTTTTCCGAGTATGGGATTTTCGACCAGATTTACGAGAAAAATTAA
- a CDS encoding M67 family metallopeptidase, which produces MITISKDDYQKILEHAQKNLPEEACGLIAGKIEGNDKHIEKVYLLTNIDHSNEHFSLDPKEHLAAIKDMRQNGLSPLGNWHSHPESPSRPSQEDKRLAFDSKASYLILSLMDRENPVLNSFHIEGDNATNEGLVIG; this is translated from the coding sequence ATGATTACAATTTCAAAAGATGATTATCAAAAAATCCTGGAGCATGCCCAGAAGAACCTCCCCGAAGAGGCTTGCGGGCTGATAGCCGGGAAAATTGAGGGGAACGACAAGCACATTGAAAAGGTCTATTTGCTCACGAACATAGACCATTCCAATGAGCACTTTTCGCTTGACCCCAAGGAACACTTAGCCGCCATCAAGGATATGCGCCAAAACGGCCTATCCCCGCTTGGTAACTGGCATTCCCACCCCGAGTCCCCGTCGCGCCCGTCGCAAGAAGACAAGCGCCTCGCTTTCGACAGCAAGGCTAGCTACTTGATTCTTTCGCTGATGGATCGTGAAAATCCGGTGCTCAATTCGTTCCATATCGAAGGCGACAATGCCACGAACGAAGGCTTGGTAATCGGGTAA
- a CDS encoding O-acetylhomoserine aminocarboxypropyltransferase/cysteine synthase family protein, with product MDFNTTLLHHNFESERSTGSTLTPIYQVSAFSQESAEKLEAVFNNRAPGFAYTRIGNPTTDSFERRIASLEKGIGAIACSSGMAAVTMSLLNILQSGDEVIASTALFGGTIDLFHDLEAFGIKTRYVTEVTAESVRSQLSDKTKAVFTELIGNPKLNVVDIQSVADVAHEAGVPLIVDSTTATPYLVHPFDFGADIVVHSSSKYINGNGSAISGIIVDSGKFKWDYTKYKGLEEYKRFSKFAYLAKLRNGVWRNIGCCLAPATAFLNSLGLETLGLRMERLCDNALQLAEFLQGFEGIKVNYPALKGNPYYDLVQKQFNGKGGAIISIDAGSKEKAFKLINNLKYATIATNIGDLRTLVIHPDSTIFTHSTKLQKENAGVFEGSIRISVGIEDIADLKEDFEQAIKQIS from the coding sequence ATGGATTTTAATACGACTTTATTGCATCATAATTTTGAAAGTGAACGAAGTACCGGCTCTACGCTTACCCCTATTTATCAAGTCAGTGCATTTTCGCAAGAATCCGCAGAGAAACTCGAAGCTGTTTTTAACAATAGGGCTCCGGGTTTTGCATATACGCGCATTGGAAACCCCACGACAGATTCTTTCGAAAGGCGCATTGCATCTCTTGAAAAGGGCATTGGCGCCATAGCCTGCTCGTCGGGCATGGCTGCCGTGACGATGTCGCTCTTGAACATTTTGCAGTCCGGCGACGAAGTTATTGCAAGTACGGCATTGTTTGGCGGCACGATCGACTTGTTCCACGATTTGGAAGCATTCGGCATTAAAACCCGTTACGTCACAGAAGTTACCGCTGAGAGCGTTCGTTCACAATTGAGCGATAAGACCAAGGCAGTTTTTACAGAACTTATCGGCAACCCGAAACTCAATGTCGTTGATATTCAAAGCGTTGCAGATGTCGCACACGAAGCAGGCGTCCCGCTGATTGTCGACAGCACGACGGCAACTCCTTACCTTGTTCATCCTTTTGATTTTGGCGCAGATATCGTTGTCCATTCCTCTTCCAAGTACATCAATGGAAACGGCAGTGCCATCAGCGGCATCATCGTCGATAGCGGAAAATTCAAGTGGGATTACACCAAATACAAGGGCTTGGAAGAATACAAGCGCTTTAGCAAGTTTGCGTACCTCGCAAAGCTCCGCAACGGAGTCTGGCGCAACATTGGTTGTTGTCTCGCACCCGCTACCGCATTCCTCAACTCGCTCGGGCTTGAAACTCTCGGGCTCCGCATGGAACGCCTTTGCGATAACGCTTTGCAGCTCGCTGAATTTTTGCAGGGTTTCGAAGGCATCAAGGTCAACTACCCCGCATTGAAGGGCAATCCCTATTACGATCTCGTTCAAAAGCAGTTTAACGGCAAGGGCGGCGCCATCATCTCGATTGACGCAGGCTCCAAAGAAAAGGCTTTCAAGCTCATCAACAACTTGAAATACGCTACAATAGCCACGAACATTGGCGACTTGCGCACACTCGTCATCCACCCGGATAGCACGATTTTCACGCACAGTACCAAACTGCAAAAAGAAAACGCAGGCGTGTTCGAAGGTTCCATCCGCATCAGCGTAGGCATTGAAGATATTGCCGATCTCAAGGAAGATTTCGAACAAGCTATAAAGCAGATTTCGTAG